TGAAGACATCACTACCCTGGAACAGATCCGGGTCCAATATCTCGGCAAGAAAGGCGAGCTGACCCAGGTGATGAAGACCCTGGGCAACCTGCCAGCCGAAGAGCGCCCCAAGGTCGGCGCGCTGATCAACGACGCCAAGGAACGCGTCACCGACGTGCTCAACGCACGCAAGGCCGCCTTTGAAGAGGCCGAGCTCAACGCTCGCCTGGCCGCCGAATGCATCGACGTGACCCTGCCAGGCCGTGGCCAGACCACCGGCGGGCTGCACCCGATCACCCGTACCCTCGAGCGCATCGAGCAGTTCTTCACCCACATCGGCTACGGCATCGCCGAAGGCCCCGAGGTCGAAGACGACTACCACAACTTCGAAGCGCTCAATATCCCCGGCCACCACCCGGCCCGGGCGATGCACGACACCTTCTACTTCAACGCCAACATGCTGCTGCGCACCCACACCTCGCCGGTCCAAGTGCGCACCATGGAAAGCACCCAGCCGCCGATCCGCATCGTCTGCCCAGGCCGTGTGTACCGTTGCGACTCGGATATCACCCACTCGCCGATGTTCCACCAGGTCGAAGGCCTGCTGGTCGATCGCGGCATCAACTTCGCCGACCTCAAGGGCACCATCGAAGAGTTCCTGCGGGTGTTCTTCGAGAAAGAACTGGCGGTGCGCTTCCGCCCGTCGTTCTTCCCCTTCACCGAGCCGAGTGCCGAAGTCGACATCCAGTGCGTGATGTGTTCCGGCAAGGGCTGCCGCGTGTGCAAGCAAACTGGCTGGCTGGAAGTGATGGGCTGCGGCATGGTCCACCCGAACGTGCTGCGCATGTCTGGCATCGACCCGGAAGAGTACCAGGGCTTCGCCTTCGGCATGGGCGCCGAGCGCCTGGCCATGCTGCGCTATGGCGTCAACGATTTGCGTCTGTTCTTCGACAACGACCTGCGGTTCTTGGCTCAATTCCGCTAGGCCCAATCGACGCAACTTTCAGGAGAACAGCATGAAATTCAGTGAACAGTGGCTGCGCGGTTGGGTAAACCCGCAAGTCTCCCGTGACGAACTGGTCGCCCGCCTGTCCATGGCCGGCCTTGAAGTCGACAGCGTTACCCCCGCTGCCGGCCAGTTCAGCGGCATCGTGGTGGGCGAGATCCTCACCACCGAACAACACCCGGACGCCGACAAGCTGCGCGTGTGCCAGGTAAGCAACGGCGCAGAGACCTTCCAGGTGGTCTGCGGCGCCCCGAATGCCCGCCCAGGCATCAAGATCCCGTTCGCCATGATCGGCGCCGAACTGCCGGGCGACTTCAAGATCAAGAAGGCCAAGCTGCGCGGCGTCGAATCCTTCGGCATGCTCTGCTCGGCTGCCGAGCTGCAGATCAGCGAAGAGAACGACGGCCTGCTGGAGCTGGCGGCAGACGCCCCGGTTGGTCAGGACATCCGTCAGTACCTGAACCTGGACGACGCCAGCATCGAGATCGGCCTGACCCCGAACCGCGGCGACTGCCTGTCCATCGCCGGCCTGGCCCGTGACGTCAGCGCCCTGTACGACGTGCCGGTCACCCGCCCGGTGGTGCCAGCCGTACCGGCTGCCCACGACGAAGTGCGCTCGGTCGAAGTCAGCGCCCCGGCCGCCTGCCCGCGCTACCTGGGCCGCGTGATCCGCAACGTCGACCTGAGCAAGCCGACTCCGCTGTGGATGGTCGAGCGCCTGCGCCGCAGCGATGTGCGCAGCATCGACGCCGCCGTCGACATCACCAACTACGTGATGCTCGAACTCGGCCAGCCGATGCACGCCTTCGACCTCGCCGAAATCAACGGCGGCATCCGCGTGCGCATGGCCGAGGAGGGCGAGAAACTCGTCCTGCTGGACGGCCAGGAAGTTGCCCTGCGCGCCGACACCCTGGTAATCGCCGACCACACCCGCGCGCTGGCCATTGCCGGCGTGATGGGGGGCGAGCACAGCGGCGTCAACACCGAGAAGACCCGCGACCTGTTCCTCGAGAGCGCCTTCTTCGAGCCGATTTCCGTCGCCGGCAAGGCCCGTTCCTACGGCCTGCACACCGACGCCTCGCACCGCTACGAGCGCGGCGTGGACTCGCAACTGGCCCGTGAAGCCATGGAGCGCGCCACCGCCCTGGTGCTGGAGATCGTCGGCGGCGAGGCTGGCCCGATCGTCGAAGCCGTGAGCGAGCAGCACCTGCCGAACATCGCGCCGATCACCCTGCGCGACGAGCGCATCACCCAGATGCTTGGCATGCAAATGCAAGCCGCCCAGGTCGAGCAACTGCTCAACGCCCTGGAGCTGAACACCAGCGCCAACGGAGCAGGGGAGTGGACCGTTACGGTCCCAAGTCACCGCTTCGACGTCAGCCTGGAAGTCGACCTGATCGAAGAGCTGGCCCGTCTGTACGGCTACAACAACCTGCCGGTCCGTTACCCGCAGGCCCGCCTGGCCCCGCAAGCCCGCCCGGAAACCCGTGGCGAGCTGCCGAACCTGCGCCGCCTGCTGGTTGCCCGCGGCTACCAGGAAGCCATCACCTACAGCTTCATCGACCCGAAACTGTTCGAGCTGTTCACCCCAGGCGTCGAGCCGCTGCTGCTGGCCAACCCGATCTCCAACGACATGGCCGCCATGCGCGCCTCGTTGTGGCCGGGCCTGGTCAAGGCCATGCAGCACAACCTCAACCGCCAGCAAGACCGCGTGCGCCTGTTCGAAAGCGGCCTGCGCTTCGTCGGCCAGCTCGGTGACCTCAAGCAGCAACCGATGATCGCCGGCGTCGTCACCGGCAGCCGCCTGCCGGAAGGCTGGGCCAACGGCCGCGACAGCATCGACTTCTTCGACGTCAAAGCCGACGTGGAAGCCCTGCTGGGTTACTCCGGTGCCCTGAGCGACTTCACCTTCGCTGCCGGCAAGCACCCGGCCCTGCACCCCGGCCAGACCGCCCGCATCGAGCGCGACGGCAAGGAAGTCGGCTACCTCGGCGCCATCCACCCCGAGCTGGCCAAGACCCTCGGCCTCGACCGCCCGGTGTTCGTCTTCGAGCTGGTGCTCGGCGATGTAGTCGAAGGCCGCCTGCCGAAGTTCAGCGAACTGTCCAAGTTCCCGGAAACCCGTCGTGACCTGGCTTTGATCGCAGGACGTGATGTAGCTTCTAGCTCGGTGCTTGAAGTAATTCGTGACAATGCGGGCGAATGGCTCACAGACCTCAGGCTGTTTGACGTCTACCAGGGTAAAGGCATTGATCCTGATAGAAAAAGCCTGGCGGTCGGCTTGACCTGGCAACATCCATCGCGCACTCTTAACGACGATGAGGTGAATGAAACCCTGCAAACCATCCTCACCTCGCTTGAACAAAGGTTGAACACCACGTTAAGGAAATAACGGCATGGGTGCTCTGACGAAAGCTGAGATGGCCGAAAGGCTGTACGAGGAGCTGGGGCTTAACAAGCGTGAGGCCAAGGAGCTGGTCGAGCTGTTTTTCGAAGAAATTCGGCACGCGCTTGAAGACAACGAGCAGGTCAAGTTGTCCGGTTTCGGCAACTTCGACCTTCGCGACAAACGCCAGCGGCCGGGCCGCAACCCTAAAACAGGGGAAGAGATCCCGATCACCGCGCGCCGCGTCGTCACCTTTCGTCCAGGGCAGAAGCTGAAAGCCCGGGTAGAGGCCTATGCTGGAACCAAGCCATAACGACGAGCTGCCCCCCATCCCGGGCAAACGCTACTTCACCATCGGTGAAGTCAGCGAGCTCTGTGCGGTAAAACCGCACGTGCTGCGCTACTGGGAGCAGGAATTCACGCAGCTCAACCCGGTGAAGCGCCGTGGCAACCGGCGGTATTATCAGCGCCAGGACGTGCTGATGATCCGCCAGATCCGCGCTTTGCTGTATGACCAGGGCTTTACCATTGGCGGAGCGCGGTTACGGCTCTCCAGTGATGAGGTCAAGGATGAGTCCAGCCAGTACAAGCAGCTGATTCGGCAGATGATTGCGGAGTTGGAGGATGTGTTGGTGGTGCTCAAGAAGTGACCTGGTTGGCGACGAGTGGAAATTTTTGAAAAAAAGCTTCCATTATTCAAAAGGTTAGGTTAAATTCTTCAACGTTCTCAGCAGTATCGAGAATGATGTCGGGGCGTAGCGCAGCCCGGTAGCGCACTTGCATGGGGTGCAAGGGGTCGAGTGTTCGAATCACTCCGTCCCGACCAAAATACTCCAAGAAAACCAGTCACTTAGCGGTGGCTGGTTTTTTTATGGAGTTACCTGCGCAAAATGGGCGCAAAACTATCCGGCGATTTCGCCGATATCCAGGTCAGTCCCGACCTTAGACCACGCCACATCCTCGTGTCCTTTCTAGTATTTCCTGGTCATGTCTTCAGTGGCATGTCCGGTAATCTCTGGCTGTCTTTTCCTGCGCGCTTGTACAGGTTAAGGGAAAGAGCGAGCACCTTATGAGACCCTGGCATCTCTTCCTCTTTGAGGTCGCGATAACAACCAGTGGAACGCACCAAGTAAAGAGACAAAGTGTCATCCTGGCACCTGGAGAGAACTTCGCTCAGTCGGTCTGTGACCTTTAACTTCAGCCAACCTGAGTCGGACGATTTATCCGTCTTGTTTTGCACGACGTGTAGGTAGACGCTGGCGGGCAGAGCCGCGCAGTGATTCTTGCTGGTATGCTTCGCCGCTTACCAAACAAGGAGAGTGGTAATGGGGTTGCGGGAGAGGCATAAGGCTTTGCTGGGGTGGCTCACTCCAAGGCGCCGTCGGCGCACTGGGGTAACTCTGATCGTCGCCTGGATCGCTGCGACGGCAGTTTGGCCAAGCATCAACTGGGCTTGGATAGGTGGGCCAGGCGTGTACATGTTCTTCAGCGCTTGGCCGCCGGAGCTTCATGGCAAACGTTGAGGCGCTGGCGGGCAGCGCGCTATGAGTGGTTTACACAAGCGGGTGGTAAGCTTAGCCGCTTCATGAGCAGGGAAAGCTGGTAATGGCCAAAGTATTTTCGAAAACACGGTTCTGGAGTGGCATCGCTATCAGTGTGGGATGCTTTGTCATGGCTTATTTGACATCTTCGCCATGGAATTGGTTGTTCATTGCGGCTTCCTTTGCCGGGCTTCGTGTTTGGAGTAAGAGCTGGGATAACTACCTGAACTGCGACCAGGGTTGCCACTCTCAGCAGGAGCATGAGAAGTACTGCCATAGGTCTGAGTCTTCAGGCTAGGCTTGAGGTGCTGGCGGGCAGCGCCGGAGTGGCAGGCGGCTGCAGAGCCGTGTTAACAGCCTTTTCTACGACTCCAACAGCTGCTGCTGTACCTTTGAACTGTGTCCAAGCGTTGAGCAGTACGATGAAGTGGGGCGCGAAATCCTAGTCGCTGCCCTAGCCACGATTGGGCAATTCGAGTGGTTCGGTTACATCGAGCATGGGGCGCCGCTCGAAGCTGATTTGGAAGAATGACTTCAACCCCCCGGATCCGCTGAATCATGTGCGTGCTTCTCCGGTCGAAGGCCACGGCCATGCGCTTGTGGATAGCCTCATTGTGCTCGCGGTCCGCTTTGAGCTCGGCGGCGTCCATGTTCTTGCGAGGATACTCGGTGATCGCTGTCACGCTGTTGGTCTGGATGCCTGCCACCAGGTTCGGCTAGCCGTTATGGCGCCAGGTTCACCCCGTTACAACGGCCCTTAGAGGAAAAATCATTGATCTGCCGCGCCTTGTTCACCGACATCAGGATCGTGCAGCCGCCAGGATGGGCCACGTCATCCCAGTAGTTGGTATGGACCATCACGTTGCCTTGCATCTCGGCGGTGCTGCCGACCACCTCCTTTTGCACGTAGGTGGTATCGCGGTACCAGCCCAACTGCACCCCACCGCCGTCGGGCAGTGGCTCCATGCGCATGGGCGGGCCGAAGAAGTCGATGGCCTGCTTGGCGTCGCGGCCTTGCCATTGGTTGCCCGCCATCAGCTCCGGCAGGGTCGGGATGCAGCCGGCCAACGTCGGCAGCAACAGGCCAAGGATCAACAGCGGGCGCGTGTTCATCGTGGCGTGTTCGCCAGCATGTCGTCCAGCTCCTGTACCGCCTGGCTGTTGGCCTGCACGCCAATCAACTGGATGAACATGGCCTGGATGGTGGCGACCATCTTCGCCGCCGGCATCTTGCCTATCGACAGCATCTGGTTGCGCGCGCGGTTGTCGGGGGCGCAGACGAAGGCGAAGGTGCGCTGCAACCAGTAGTCCTTCGGTGCGACCCAGCCGTGGACGTTGGTTTTCACATCCCTCACGGCGCCGTCGAAGCGACGTATTGCCCGGGCGCTGTCCAGGCGGATCTGGCGCTGTTTGCATTTGACCTGCACCTCGTAGGCGGCGAGGGTCGGGAAGGCCGGGTCTTCGAACAGCTGCATGACCTGGGCCGATTGCACACCGTCGGGCTTCTGCAGGATGCCGGCGGCATCAGCGACGTACACCTCGTTGTGCAGGCGTTCGCCTTTGCCGTAGATGATCCAGTAGTCACCCGAGGCGGGTGCGGCCAGGGCCGGGGTGCTGCAGATGAGGGCCAGGATGGCCAGCCATTGGCAGAGGAATGGAAGTTTGCGACCCATGGAGTCCTTTCCTGGTTTTTGTAATTCAGGAGGACTATACGAGGCCTGGGGGATCAGGGTCGATTAGGGCGCTTGTGCTAATGGCCAGAGGCCTGTAGCACGTAGACTTACACGAAAAGTGAGTGGGGCCATGCTTCATCGCCACTGCCCCAGGATGAAAATCTTATTCAGGGCGCGGGCATTATAGGAGGCCGCAGCGCGTTAATGTTTTTTTGATTTCTGAACTCAATGCCTCTTGATCCAATTCATAGTCTTTTTTGTCAGCATCGGATGTGTAGCGTTCGGCAAAATCGAATAGTTCATTTAGGCAGTCTTTGATTTCCTGGGAGTCCTGTGCCAGAAGACCTGACGTTCCCTCTTGGTACCAGATTTCAAAAAACTGCGCCTCGAAGGTGTCTGCAGTGATTTCCGATCGGATGAACGACTTGGCCAAATCTATTAAGACCATGCTCATTTCAGTACGCCTGTGCTGATATAGGTTTCGTCTGCAAAGTGTATATGCCGCGGTAAATGCCTACGTCTGGAAAGCGCTTAAAGAAGCCTCGGAAATCTCACCCGTTCAGAGTGAAACTGCGTGTTCCGTAATGACGAAAAGGCGGTGCTGTGTTGGCCCTTCTTCGGGCCTGGGCGCAAGCGAGTCGTGAGCGTGGCGATCCGCTCGAAGGTTGAGATGTGCAGTCAGGGACGATGAGGGTAGTCAACGACTGAGCGCTGCTTGGCTGTCCGCTTTCTCTCGGTCGTTTCGACGCGATGATTGTCGAAGCTTGCGGTCATGGCCAAGCATGGAAAAGATGCCAAGCGGGTTGCCAAATTCCTCGACGAGCTCAAGGGGCAGGGTGCTGCCCCTCTTCGATGAAGCCAATCGGCCTCTCAGTTCAAGGGTGTCAGCTCGCGTTCGAACGGCAGTACCGGCCCAGACCGTGAACAGGTAATCGCTGCAGCACGGATTGCGTAACTCAGTACTGCGTCGATCATTGTGCGATCGAGCGTTGCCAACGCTGCTGGGTTGTCCTTGCCCAGCCGCGACAGGCAGGCAAGCACCGCCGCCTGGAAAGTATCACCAGCACCCACTGTGTCGCTAACCGGCAACGAAGTATCCGCCGGCCGCTGCCATGACCCATGGGCGCAATGCACGCTGGCACCGTGAGCACCATGGGTGATGAACACCAGCCTGCAGCGTTCGTTCAACCAGCCTCGGGCCACGTCACGCGTCTCTCGACCTGGATAGAGGATGTCGATGTCTTCCTCACTGGCCTTGATCACATGCGCATGCCCGGCAAAGGCTTCCACCTGGCGCCGCCACAGCGCCACATCCGGCTGCGGATTGAGCCGCACATTCGGATCAAGGCTGATCAAGCGCCGGTCCCGCTCGCGCTCCACCAGCGCCATCAGCGTATCGGCCACGGGCTCCACCACAAGGGTGTAAGAGCCCACATGCAACCCCCGCACACGCTCATCCAGCTCGGGTAGATGCTCCAGTTTCACCTGCCGATCCGCACACCCTTCACCGCGAAACTGATACTGCGCCGAGCCATTGGCATCCAGCCCGACCATGGCCAGGGTGGTCGGCGCAGCGCTGGTCACCACATAGCGGCAGTCCACCCGTTCCTCTTCCAGCACCCGCCGCAATCGGGCACCGAGGTAGTCGCTGGACAACCCGCCGAACAACGCCGATTCCACGCCCAGCCGGCGCAGGCCGACGGCGACGTTGAACGGCGACCCGCCGGCAATCGCGGTAAACCCCAGCTCGCTGCTGCGGTTGCTGTTTTCCAGGCTGAAGACATCGAACAGGGCCTCGCCACACACCAGGTACATGCAGTTCTCCAAAACGAAAGACAAGGGAAGGATACCTGCGCTCAGCGCACAGGCAGTTGATCCCGGTAGCGTTGATAGGCGACCTCGTACTCGGCCTGTTGCGCCGGGCGGGGCAGGGTGCGGGTGCTTTCGTCGAGGGCGACGCAGCGGTGGCACAAGGTTTCGAGGCTGTCGCCCTGGCCCAGCTGGCGACCGAGGCTCCAGGCGGCCTGGATTGCGGCGCCGAGGGCGGCGGCTTCGGTTTGTTGGGGGCATACCACCGGCAGGCCGAGCAGGTCGGCCAGTACCTGCCGCCACAACGGGCTTTTCGCCGCGCCGCCGACCAGGCGGATTTCGCTGCCTTGCAGGCCGCTGGCGCGCAGCAGATCGAGGCCGTAACGCAGGCTGAAGCAGGTGCCTTCGAGCACGGCGCGGCACAGGTTGGCGCGGGTCAGGT
This sequence is a window from Pseudomonas maumuensis. Protein-coding genes within it:
- the pheS gene encoding phenylalanine--tRNA ligase subunit alpha — translated: MENLDALVAQALEAVERAEDITTLEQIRVQYLGKKGELTQVMKTLGNLPAEERPKVGALINDAKERVTDVLNARKAAFEEAELNARLAAECIDVTLPGRGQTTGGLHPITRTLERIEQFFTHIGYGIAEGPEVEDDYHNFEALNIPGHHPARAMHDTFYFNANMLLRTHTSPVQVRTMESTQPPIRIVCPGRVYRCDSDITHSPMFHQVEGLLVDRGINFADLKGTIEEFLRVFFEKELAVRFRPSFFPFTEPSAEVDIQCVMCSGKGCRVCKQTGWLEVMGCGMVHPNVLRMSGIDPEEYQGFAFGMGAERLAMLRYGVNDLRLFFDNDLRFLAQFR
- the pheT gene encoding phenylalanine--tRNA ligase subunit beta yields the protein MKFSEQWLRGWVNPQVSRDELVARLSMAGLEVDSVTPAAGQFSGIVVGEILTTEQHPDADKLRVCQVSNGAETFQVVCGAPNARPGIKIPFAMIGAELPGDFKIKKAKLRGVESFGMLCSAAELQISEENDGLLELAADAPVGQDIRQYLNLDDASIEIGLTPNRGDCLSIAGLARDVSALYDVPVTRPVVPAVPAAHDEVRSVEVSAPAACPRYLGRVIRNVDLSKPTPLWMVERLRRSDVRSIDAAVDITNYVMLELGQPMHAFDLAEINGGIRVRMAEEGEKLVLLDGQEVALRADTLVIADHTRALAIAGVMGGEHSGVNTEKTRDLFLESAFFEPISVAGKARSYGLHTDASHRYERGVDSQLAREAMERATALVLEIVGGEAGPIVEAVSEQHLPNIAPITLRDERITQMLGMQMQAAQVEQLLNALELNTSANGAGEWTVTVPSHRFDVSLEVDLIEELARLYGYNNLPVRYPQARLAPQARPETRGELPNLRRLLVARGYQEAITYSFIDPKLFELFTPGVEPLLLANPISNDMAAMRASLWPGLVKAMQHNLNRQQDRVRLFESGLRFVGQLGDLKQQPMIAGVVTGSRLPEGWANGRDSIDFFDVKADVEALLGYSGALSDFTFAAGKHPALHPGQTARIERDGKEVGYLGAIHPELAKTLGLDRPVFVFELVLGDVVEGRLPKFSELSKFPETRRDLALIAGRDVASSSVLEVIRDNAGEWLTDLRLFDVYQGKGIDPDRKSLAVGLTWQHPSRTLNDDEVNETLQTILTSLEQRLNTTLRK
- the ihfA gene encoding integration host factor subunit alpha, which encodes MGALTKAEMAERLYEELGLNKREAKELVELFFEEIRHALEDNEQVKLSGFGNFDLRDKRQRPGRNPKTGEEIPITARRVVTFRPGQKLKARVEAYAGTKP
- a CDS encoding MerR family transcriptional regulator, which codes for MLEPSHNDELPPIPGKRYFTIGEVSELCAVKPHVLRYWEQEFTQLNPVKRRGNRRYYQRQDVLMIRQIRALLYDQGFTIGGARLRLSSDEVKDESSQYKQLIRQMIAELEDVLVVLKK
- a CDS encoding colicin immunity domain-containing protein; amino-acid sequence: MSMVLIDLAKSFIRSEITADTFEAQFFEIWYQEGTSGLLAQDSQEIKDCLNELFDFAERYTSDADKKDYELDQEALSSEIKKTLTRCGLL
- a CDS encoding carbohydrate kinase family protein, with the translated sequence MYLVCGEALFDVFSLENSNRSSELGFTAIAGGSPFNVAVGLRRLGVESALFGGLSSDYLGARLRRVLEEERVDCRYVVTSAAPTTLAMVGLDANGSAQYQFRGEGCADRQVKLEHLPELDERVRGLHVGSYTLVVEPVADTLMALVERERDRRLISLDPNVRLNPQPDVALWRRQVEAFAGHAHVIKASEEDIDILYPGRETRDVARGWLNERCRLVFITHGAHGASVHCAHGSWQRPADTSLPVSDTVGAGDTFQAAVLACLSRLGKDNPAALATLDRTMIDAVLSYAIRAAAITCSRSGPVLPFERELTPLN